Proteins from one Oryza sativa Japonica Group chromosome 12, ASM3414082v1 genomic window:
- the LOC4352174 gene encoding glycerophosphodiester phosphodiesterase GDPDL4, with product MLSYRWILLLSVVVVVAVAAELPLASTTFKTLTGNAPLVIARGGFSGLFPDSSQFAFGFALSATSTDTSLWCDVQLTKDGVGFCLRDLLMQNGTTISQVYPGGKQTYRINGVPKTGWFPVDYNMSLLTNVFLTQALFSRTDKFDFCNFRIFSVTGFMSSIEPSSLWLNVEHDVFYTEHGLNMTNYILSVQKLGFVKYISSPELGFLETLSGGIDHKVKLVFRFLDKAVSDLSTNKTYDSMLSDLAFIKTIASGIMVPKSYIWPVTSDNYIQLPTQIVKDAHDAGLEIYASDFSNDGIFPYNYSYDPLEEYLSFVSNGGFSVDGVLTDHPLTASEAIGCFTNLNTSRKTDHGNILIISHNGASGDYPDCTDLAYEKAVGDGADVIDCSIEMTKDGIPICMSSINLYDSTDVQNSKFSSLASVVPEIQTKPGIFTFNLTWEEISTLRPKITHPYHDFVRNPRYANQGKFFKLSDFLTYAKDKDLSGIMIIMKNAAFMAKSLGFDVVDLVTTALSNAGYDNMDPTTKNNKEIMIQSKDSAVLVKLKQRLTQCKLVYSLPLKVGDVSDSCVADIKKFADAVIVDRESVFAESKGFIIRKSKVVEDVQSAGLAVYVEVFRNEYVSPPVDFFADGTVEINNYVQLVHVDGFITDFPKTVRRYKMNTCTRQGDGTSTSMKQVPIGDLAQLLDAECSTGGMLPALAPMPVLNSSDVIEPPLPAAEPKSAAGSSATNACVVGVLAPPPLFSSSREYVLLATLLLLQML from the exons ATGCTGTCCTACCGCTGGATCCTGCTACTCTCAGTCGTCGTAGTTGTCGCCGTTGCTGCGGAGCTCCCGCTTGCGTCAACCACCTTCAAAACCTTGACGG GTAATGCTCCTCTTGTTATTGCTAGAGGTGGCTTTTCAGGATTGTTTCCTGATTCCAGCCAATTCGCCTTTGGTTTTGCCTTGTCTGCTACCTCGACTGACACAAGCTTGTGGTGCGATGTGCAACTGACGAAAGACGGTGTTGGCTTTTGCCTCCGAGATTTACTTATGCAGAATGGCACCACTATCAGCCAAGTTTATCCAGGGGGGAAGCAGACATACAGAATCAATGGAGTGCCGAAAACCGGATGGTTCCCTGTGGACTATAACATGTCTTTGCTGACAAATGTTTTTT TAACACAGGCACTTTTTTCTCGTACCGACAAATTTGATTTCTGCAACTTCCGCATCTTTTCTGTCACCGGCTTCATGTCCTCGATCGAGCCATCATCTCTTTGGTTGAATGTTGAG CATGATGTTTTCTACACAGAGCATGGTTTGAACATGACAAATTACATTCTTTCAGTACAGAAGCTTGGCTTTGTGAAGTACATCTCATCACCTGAACTAGGTTTCCTGGAAACTCTATCAGGAGGCATTGATCATAAAGTGAAGCTAGTATTCCGCTTTCTTGATAAAGCTGTTTCCGATCTTTCTACAAACAAAACATATGACTCTATGCTGAGTGACCTGGCATTTATTAAGACAATTGCTTCTGGTATAATGGTTCCCAAAAGCTATATCTGGCCAGTGACGAGTGATAACTATATTCAGCTTCCCACACAGATTGTCAAAGATGCGCACGATGCAGGTTTAGAAATATATGCGTCTGATTTTTCAAACGATGGAATTTTTCCCTATAACTACAGTTATGATCCTTTGGAGGAATATCTGTCATTTGTCAGCAATGGTGGCTTCTCTGTTGATGGTGTATTAACGGATCACCCACTTACTGCATCAGAGGCTATTG GCTGTTTCACTAATTTGAACACAAGCAGGAAAACAGATCATG GGAATATATTAATTATCTCACATAATGGTGCTAGTGGAGATTACCCGGACTGTACGGATCTTGCTTATGAGAAGGCAGTTGGAGATGGTGCAGATGTCATTGACTGTTCCATCGAAATGACCAAAGATGGAATTCCTATATGCATGAGTTCCATTAACCTGTATGATAGTACAGATGTTCAGAACTCGAAGTTTAGCTCACTTGCTTCTGTCGTTCCAGAAATTCAGACTAAACCGGGAATATTCACGTTTAACCTCACTTGGGAAGAAATTAGCACTTTGAGAC CGAAAATAACCCACCCATATCATGATTTTGTAAGGAACCCAAGGTACGCAAATCAAGGAAAGTTTTTCAAGTTATCCGACTTTTTGACATATGCAAAGGACAAGGATTTATCCGGCATCATGATCATCATGAAG AATGCTGCATTTATGGCAAAATCATTAGGATTTGATGTCGTTGATCTTGTAACAACTGCGTTGAGTAATGCTGGCTATGACAACATGGACCCAACTACCAAGAACAACAAGGAGATTATGATTCAGTCTAAAGACAGTGCTGTTCTCGTCAAACTGAAGCAGAGGTTAACACAATGCAAGCTTGTCTACTCGCTCCCGTTAAAAGTTGGGGACGTTTCTGATTCCTGCGTAGCAGATATCAAGAAGTTTGCAGATGCTGTTATTGTTGACAGGGAATCTGTTTTTGCCGAGAGCAAAGGTTTTATTATTAGGAAAAGCAAGGTTGTGGAAGATGTGCAGTCTGCAGGGTTAGCTGTGTATGTGGAGGTATTCCGCAATGAGTATGTATCACCACCGGTGGATTTCTTCGCAGATGGAACAGTGGAGATCAACAACTATGTTCAGTTGGTTCATGTTGATGGCTTCATAACTGACTTCCCCAAGACTGTTAGAAGATACAAAA TGAATACTTGTACACGCCAAGGAGATGGTACGTCTACATCCATGAAGCAAGTGCCAATTGGCGACCTGGCGCAGCTACTCGATGCGGAGTGCAGTACTGGTGGCATGCTGCCAGCTCTGGCACCAATGCCGGTGCTCAACTCATCGGACGTCATTGAGCCACCTCTCCCTGCTGCCGAGCCCAAGAGTGCAGCAGGTAGCTCTGCCACCAATGCTTGTGTTGTAGGAGTActtgctcctcctcccctcttcagcagcagcagggagTACGTTCTTCTGGCCACGCTGCTGCTACTCCAGATGCTGTAA